The Paenibacillus beijingensis nucleotide sequence CGTCTTGTACCGTCTTGAAAAAATACAATGCCTGCTGAAATTGGATCTTAAAGATCCCGAAACGAAATTTCAGCTCCAGCTGGCGCTGCGGGTATTCGAATACGGCAAAATAAAAGGGAACCTTTAACATCAAGGTCCCCAATGAATGGTATGCTTCGTGTAGCCAAGCTGCGGGCTGATGAGCTCGATCGTATCGCCATCCTTGCCGTACTGAGGGTTAGCCGGCGTTCCGGTTAAAATGATATCCCCTTCGCGCAGCGTCATGATGTCCGAAATATGGGAGACGAGCCAATGAGCGGAGAACAGCATCTGACTTGTGTGATCTCGTTGGACGAGTACTCCGTTCACCCGCATTTCCAGTGTAACGTCGCAAGGGTCAATTTCTTGCACGAGAGGGCCGACCGGAGTAAGCCGGTCAAACATCTTGAACCGTCCCGTATCAAAATGGGCGCTGGCGGTCATATCATTGACAAGCGCATAGCCTGCGACAATGGAAGGAACATCCTTTTCCGTAATATGCTTCGCGTCTTTACCGATGATAACGGCCATTTCCACTTCACAAATGATTTCAGACAATGATAAGGGCAGATGAATATGTTCATCTGTCGTTAAGCTCTCCGGAGATTTCAAAAATAAAAAAGGATCCTCCGAATGCGTAATGCCTTTCTCGGCCCTGAAAGCTTTGAAGTTCGGACCGACACCGATGATTTTACGTGTTTTGCTGATCCAATGCTCGATCGACAAGGTAATCCCCCTTGGAACGTCGTCGTAAACGAAACGATTTTTCCAACAATTATACCAGAGATTTCTTGATCTTGAAGCTAATCATTTTCAACGACAATTTTTCCGATCGAATTTCCGGCTTCCAGTAAAGAATGGGCTTTTCGCAATTGCTGCGCATCAATCGGAGAAAGTCGTTCCTTCAGCGTCGTTTGGGTCTGGACGCCGTACCGATAACGGCCAGCCCGGCCCATTTCGCCAATTGGGTGGCAATCGATCCGACTCCGCCTGCAGCGCCGATGATAAGAATCGTTTTATTTTTATTTTCATTCGGATCGCGGCTGATGTTCAGACGATCGAACAGCGCCTCGTATGCGGTAATTGTTGTTAATGGAAGCGCGGCGGCTTGTGCGAAATCCAGCGATGCCGGCTTTTTCCCTGCGATCCTCTCGTCTACAAGATGGAATTCGCTGTTACAGCCCGGTCTCGTAATGTCGCCGGCGTAATAGACCTCTTCGCCCGGTTGAAATAACGTGCAATCCGCGCCAACCTCCTCAACAATTCCCGCCGCGTCCCAGCCTAAAATTTTCGGGCTTTCCTCAATCTTTTCTTTGGGCGAACGAACCTTGTAATCAACGGGATTTACGGCAACCGCTTTCACTCGAACGAGCAAATCCCGGCCCGTGACGCGCGGTTTTTCAACTTGCAGATCGAGGAAGCTTTCCGGATCATCGACAGGCAGATAACGATACAAACCGACGGCTTTCATCAATGCCATAGTGTCCACTCTTCCTTTCTTATTGTGAAAGATTATAAGCACAGCGGCGAATCAATGGGCCGGTGTTTTTTGTGCGCCGCTCTCTGTTATACTAGTACAAACAATAATTTTTTGTAAGTATGCACATTTTTGATATATAGGATACTTTTTTACCACAGATAGAATTTATAAATTTCGCAGTTGCGAAAATCAAATTCTATCTTGGCGATAAAACCTACCTTTAAACGCGGTCGCTCATCCCTGAGAGGCCTCGATAGAGGTTTTCTCGTACTAATAGGGGAGAGAGAGGCCGCAAAAGGTTTGAATTGTAACATCCGCTGTTATCGTTATAATAAAAAGAGTGACCAAATTTACGGCAAAGAAGCGTGAACGGATGAAAATAAGCATTGCTTTCTCAAAATGGACAGCCGGTATATCGGAGCTGCAGATCGCATTGCTGAAGTTAAGAGCGCTCTATCTGGTGTCGGGGCTGGCCGGCGGAATGCTGGCGCCCTACTTGACGACTTTATTTATTCATCAAGGCTTTTCCGGCCAGCAGGCAGGATGGAGCATGGCGATCGGCACCTTCGCATCGGTCATTGTACAGCCTCTGTGGGGAATGATTGTCGACCGCTACAGGCGCACCCGTCTGGTGCTGGGCTTAAGCTTGGCCGTACCGGCGGTGCTGGTCTTCTTTTATAATACAAAGGTGTTTGCCGTAGCGGTGCTGGTTTATACGGTCTCAACGATATTTTCGGCTACGCAGCCGCCGATTGCCGATTCGTACGCCGTTGCGACAGCCCGCGCCGCCGGCACGTCATACGGAACGATCCGTTCCCTGGCGAGCCTCGGCTACGCCCTGGGGGGATTTGCG carries:
- a CDS encoding fumarylacetoacetate hydrolase family protein, which translates into the protein MSIEHWISKTRKIIGVGPNFKAFRAEKGITHSEDPFLFLKSPESLTTDEHIHLPLSLSEIICEVEMAVIIGKDAKHITEKDVPSIVAGYALVNDMTASAHFDTGRFKMFDRLTPVGPLVQEIDPCDVTLEMRVNGVLVQRDHTSQMLFSAHWLVSHISDIMTLREGDIILTGTPANPQYGKDGDTIELISPQLGYTKHTIHWGP